A part of Aricia agestis chromosome 13, ilAriAges1.1, whole genome shotgun sequence genomic DNA contains:
- the LOC121733024 gene encoding ubiquitin-like modifier-activating enzyme 1, translating into MSSAEVADNSVDPPAKKRKLNTGEANCKSSAMANNGTRVEDEIDESLYSRQLYVLGHDAMRRMASSDVLISGLGGLGVEIAKNVILGGVKSVTLHDDRACTVADLSSQFYLTEAAVGQNRALASCEQLVELNHYVPTTAYTGALDEEFLRKFRVVVLTGASADEQERIAAFTHANNIALVIADTRGLFSQVFCDFGPEFTVVDVTGENPVSAMIADITHEYEAVVTCLDDTRHGLEDGDYVTFSEVQGMTELNGCEPRKIKVLGPYTFSIGDTTNFSKYIRGGLVTQVKMPKKLNFKPLKESLKEPEFLITDFGKMDYPQQLHVAFAALHKFEKSEGRLPKPWSTSDADKFMSIVQSVVDSGELVKKDEFEINKELLETFCKISSGDLNPMNAAIGGVVAQEVMKACSGKFHPIVQWLYLDAIECLPKDRSILTEEACKPTGTRYDGQIAVFGKDFQKKLGSLKYFIVGAGAIGCELLKNFAMIGVGADGGQVTVTDMDFIEKSNLNRQFLFRPYDVQKPKSSTAAKVIKRMNPLMNVVAQENRVCPETEAVYDDTFFEALDGVANALDNVDARIYMDRRCVYYRKPLLESGTLGTKGNTQVVVPFLTESYSSSQDPPEKSIPICTLKNFPNAIEHTLQWARDEFEGLFRQAAEHAAQYLTDPTFLERTLRLPGSQPLDALDSVRRAIADRPRSFEDCIRWARMHWETQYNNQIKQLLYNFPPGQTTVSGAPFWSGPKRCPEPLTFDAEDPLHLDYIVAAANLRATVYGLPHCTDRDRIARVAASIEVPEFKPKSGVKIAVTDAQLQQNNDDLDADRVKSLVSELPPPAELRALVVTPLDFEKDDDTNFHMDFIVAASNLRAANYRIPPADRHRSKLIAGKIIPAIATTTSVVAGLVALELYKLAQGFNTLEVFKNGFVNLALPFFGFSEPIAAPTNTYYDKKWTLWDRFEVKGEVTLQQFIDYFKNEHKLEITMLSQGVCMLYSFFMPKAKRQERLDLPMSEVVAKVSKRKLEPHVRALVFELCCNDEHDNDIEVPYVRYTLP; encoded by the exons ATGTCTAGTGCTGAAGTCGCAGATAATTCCGTTGACCCCCCGGCGAAAAAGCGGAAGCTAAATACAGGAGAAGCGAATTGCAAATCCTCAGCAATGGCGAACAATGGAACGCGTGTAGAAGATGAAATCGACGAGAGCTTGTACTCTCGGCAACTGTACGTTCTCGGGCACGATGCCATGCGGCGTATGGCTAGTTCAGACGTTCTGATCTCAGGGTTGGGTGGTTTGGGCGTGGAAATCGCTAAGAATGTGATCCTAGGTGGCGTCAAGTCGGTGACACTTCACGATGATCGAGCGTGCACGGTGGCGGACTTGTCGTCTCAGTTCTACCTGACGGAGGCGGCGGTAGGTCAGAACAGAGCGCTGGCGTCGTGCGAGCAGCTCGTCGAGCTGAACCACTACGTGCCGACCACCGCCTACACGGGTGCTCTGGACGAGGAGTTTCTGCGGAAGTTCCGGGTGGTGGTGCTGACGGGCGCGTCCGCGGACGAGCAGGAGCGCATCGCGGCGTTCACTCACGCGAACAACATCGCCCTCGTCATAGCGGACACCAGAGGCCTGTTCTCGCAGGTGTTCTGCGACTTCGGGCCGGAGTTCACGGTGGTGGACGTGACGGGGGAGAATCCCGTGTCGGCCATGATCGCGGACATCACCCACGAGTATGAGGCCGTGGTAACATGCCTCGATGACACCCGCCACGGCCTGGAGGACGGGGACTATGTTACCTTTAGTGAG GTCCAAGGTATGACTGAACTCAATGGCTGTGAACCGAGGAAAATTAAAGTATTAGGTCCATACACATTTAGCATTGGGGACACAACCAATTTCTCTAAATATATTCGCGGTGGTCTCGTCACTCAAGTCAAGATGCCTAAGAAACTTAACTTCAAACCACTGAAGGAATCATTAAAGGAGCCTGAATTTCTCATCACTGACTTTGGCAAAATGGACTACCCCCAGCAGTTGCATGTGGCCTTCGCTGCTCTTCATAAATTCGAAAAGTCTGAAGGAAGGCTGCCAAAACCCTGGAGTACATCTGATGCGGATAAGTTCATGAGTATTGTCCAAAGTGTTGTGGATTCTGGGGAACTAGTGAAGAAGGATGAATTTGAAATTAATAAGGAATTGTTGGAGACTTTCTGCAAG ATATCCTCAGGAGACTTAAATCCAATGAACGCCGCTATTGGTGGTGTCGTAGCCCAGGAGGTGATGAAGGCTTGCTCCGGCAAGTTCCACCCCATCGTCCAATGGTTGTACTTAGATGCCATAGAGTGCCTTCCGAAAGACCGGTCTATTCTCACCGAAGAAGCCTGCAAACCCACAGGCACGAGGTACGATGGACAGATTGCGGTGTTCGGCAAAGACTTCCAGAAGAAACTTGGATCTCTCAAGTACTTTATTGTTG GTGCTGGTGCTATTGGCTGTGAGCTACTGAAAAACTTCGCCATGATTGGAGTTGGTGCAGATGGTGGCCAGGTGACAGTCACCGACATGGACTTCATTGAGAAGTCCAATCTCAACCGACAGTTCCTATTCCGACCCTATGATGTACAGAAACCCAAGTCCAGTACTGCAGCCAAG gTGATCAAGCGTATGAATCCTCTAATGAATGTGGTCGCTCAAGAGAACCGAGTCTGCCCGGAGACCGAGGCAGTATACGATGATACCTTCTTCGAAGCCTTGGACGGTGTGGCCAATGCCCTCGATAATGTCGACGCGCGTATCTACATGGACCGTCGCTGTGTGTACTACAGAAAACCGTTGCTAGAGAGTGGCACTCTTGGAACTAAGGGCAATACTCAG GTCGTAGTCCCGTTCCTGACAGAGTCATACAGCTCATCCCAGGATCCACCGGAGAAGAGCATCCCCATCTGCACCCTCAAGAACTTCCCCAACGCCATCGAGCACACTCTGCAGTGGGCGCGCGACGAGTTCGAGGGTCTGTTCCGACAGGCGGCGGAGCACGCCGCCCAGTACCTCACCGACCCCACCTTCCTCGAGAGAACCCTCCGTCTGCCCGGCTCGCAGCCCCTCGACGCGCTCGACAGCGTGCGCCGGGCAATCGCCGACCGCCCCCGCTCCTTCGAGGACTGCATCCGATGGGCCCGGATGCACTGGGAGACACAATACAACAATCAGATCAAGCAGCTCCTGTACAACTTCCCGCCCGGACAGACCACGGTCAGCGGAGCGCCGTTCTGGTCCGGACCGAAGCGATGCCCGGAGCCGTTGACGTTCGACGCGGAGGATCCGCTGCATTTAGACTATATCGTGGCGGCGGCGAATCTACGTGCGACCGTCTACGGCCTGCCGCACTGCACAGACCGCGATCGTATCGCCCGCGTCGCTGCTAGCATAGAG GTGCCGGAGTTCAAGCCGAAGTCGGGCGTGAAGATCGCGGTGACGGACGCGCAACTGCAGCAGAACAACGACGACCTGGACGCGGACCGCGTGAAGAGCCTCGTGTCGGAGCTGCCGCCGCCCGCCGAGCTGCGCGCGCTCGTCGTCACGCCGCTCGACTTCGAAAAGGACGACGACACCAACTTCCACATGGACTTCATCGTGGCCGCGTCCAACCTGCGCGCCGCCAACTACCGCATCCCGCCCGCCGACCGCCACCGCTCCAAGCTCATCGCCGGCAAGATCATCCCCGCCATCGCCACCACCACCTCCGTCGTCGCAGGCCTCGTCGCCCTCGAGCTCTACAAGCTCGCTCAGGGTTTTAATACCCTAGAGGTGTTCAAGAACGGCTTCGTTAATCTAGCTCTACCCTTCTTCGGGTTCTCGGAGCCGATCGCGGCGCCCACCAACACGTACTACGACAAGAAGTGGACCCTCTGGGACCGGTTCGAGGTGAAGGGCGAGGTGACGCTGCAGCAGTTCATCGACTACTTCAAGAACGAGCACAAGCTCGAGATCACGATGCTGTCGCAGGGCGTGTGCATGCTGTACTCGTTCTTCATGCCCAAGGCGAAGCGGCAGGAGCGGCTCGACCTTCCCATGTCGGAGGTGGTCGCCAAGGTGTCGAAGCGCAAGCTGGAGCCGCACGTGCGCGCGCTCGTGTTCGAGCTGTGCTGCAACGACGAGCACGACAACGACATCGAGGTGCCGTACGTGCGCTACACGCTGCCCTaa